Genomic segment of Sphingomonas telluris:
CATCGAGCACGCTGCGTAGAAGGACCTCGCGCACGGTCTGCGCGTGATCGAGCTGATCGGACTCCTGGGTCTCGAACTCCATGCCGCCGATGTGCAGCGTGCGCATCACTGCGCCGTCGCGAAGGCGGATGGTCGATGGATCGATGTGGCGATCGAAGGGAAGGCGGTCGCCCGCCTTGACTTCCTTCTTCATCCACTGTGCGGCGCCGGTCCACTTCATCGGCGTCTCCTCAAGGCGAATAGCTGTTGCAGCCCCAGCGCTTCCAGTTGGAAACTCGGGGGCAGCGGCTGACCTTGGTCAGCCACAAGTCGAAAATGCGCGGTTCGCGAAGGCACAGGAAATAACCGACGGCGTGAATGATCAGCGCCGCCGGAAGCGCCAGGAACGACCGCGTAAGCAGGAAAATCTCCGTCGTGAGCGCAGCGTTGATCACGAAGAAGTTGAACGTGACCCCCGCGAACATCTGGGGGCGGGTCAAGGCGCGAAAGAGCGGCGCGCGCACTTCGCTAGCCTGAGACCGTCGCGGTTGACTGAATGCCCGCCACGATTGCTGCCGATCCGAACAGGATGAAGCAGCCGATGATCACCGTCGCTCCGAAGCGCCAATTGAGGCGCCCCGTCAGCATCATGAAGCCGACCATGGCAACGGCCATGACCGCGACCGAAGTGGCGACCGTGCCGAGCAAGGTGCCCTGCAGCCACCCGAGGGCGGAAACGATCGGGCCGGAGCCCTGCGGATTGGATTGCGCGAAGGCGGTGCCATGCGCGGAAGCAGCAGCGATCGCCGCTGCTACGGTGAACTTTTTCATTGGCCTTTTCCTTGATTGCCAACGGTTGATGCAAGGCGCGCAACGATGTTGCGCACGTAGGCCTGCGTTTCAGGAATCGACGGAATCCCCCCAGCCGTCATAACCCGCCCCGGACCGGCGTTATAGGCAGCGAGAGCCTTCTCAACGTCCCCGTTGAAGCGGTTCAGTTGCTGGCGAAGGTATCTCGCACCCCCCGTGAGATTCTGTAACGGGTCATGTGGATTGACGCCAAGCTCCCGCGCCGTTCCGGGCATCAATTGCGCCAAACCGATGGCGCCCGTCCGCGAGACTGCTCCCTGATTCCAACGGCTTTCCTGCCAGACCAGGGCTTCGAGCAGCCTCGGACTGATGTCGTAAGCCTTCGAGACCTGGTCGAGCGCCTTGGCGTAGGCACCGTCGCTGAGCGGCTCGTCGACAACGGTCATGGCGGCGGAAGGCACTTCGCCATCCGCCGCTTCGACCGGTTCGTCGGGAGAGGACCAGGCCGCACCAGGCTGGTCGCCCAGCACCTTGACCGATCCGTTGGCGCCGATCTCGAGCACGTCGGCTTGCGCCACACCAGCCCAAGCCAACCCACCCGCCAGCGCGAGAAGGGCCGCCAGCTTCATGTTATGCCTTTGGTATCGATGATATGGCCACGAGGTGCTTCGGGTTCGTCCAGCCATAGGCCGGCTGGCTCGCGCCCTTGAGTTGCTTGCCATTGCCCAAGTCGCCGCCTGAGCAGTTCAGCAGCCTGTTGATGCAATTGTCCTGCCACATCTTTTTCACGCCCTCGTCCCACGCTTCGAAATAGTCCGCGTGGAAGGTCGAGCCCTTGGGCATATCCGGATGCATGGCGTCCGAAGACAGGGACCAAAGGCTCAAGTCGTCCCCGGCGGCGACGTTGTAGTGCACACCGAGCGTGAACTGCGGGATCAGGTACGGATGCGTCGCAGGGCACTGTTGATTGACCATGTCCGACAGGTGACTGCGGTGATCCGGCGTATCGAGATTCTTACCGTCCCAGCACTTCGGCGTGTCGATCATCGCGACGAGCTTCGAGCCGACGGCGCAAAGACCCTTCTGCTCGGTGATGCTGTAAGTCACCTTCGTCGTCGACCCCGCGCCTTCACACTGGAAGTGCCCTGGGTAGGTGCCGGCCTTCATGTTGATCATGTCGTAGCCGAAGATGAACCGCAGCCCGTTCGGGATCGCGACGCACTTGCCAGCAGCATATTTCTGGCAGTCGGCGGAGCCCGCAGGGACCGCCTTGTAGTAGACCTGGACGTAGTCCGGCTGGACCACGTTGCCCTTGCCGTCGAGCATCGCAGGCATCCAGTACGCGGAGCGGTTCGCGGCCGCACCGTTATTGTTGTTGCAGGTGGAATCGCCCGCGCCCCGAAGGCTCGTGAACGTTGAATTCGCGTTGGCGGTGGTGTTTCCGTAGAACTGGTGCAGGTGCGACTTGCCCGCCTGGCCCGGGTAGACGATGGGATCGTCATACGCGAGCTGGCCGGCACCGCAGATGAAGCGGAACGCGCCGACATTGTCTGGCGCGTTGGAAACCGGAATTTCACCCGTTCCCCAAGTTGGCTGCAGCGCCGAGCTAACAGTGAAGTTCGACGCAATGGCCGCCGCACCCAAGATCGAACCCGTTGTCACGGTCGTACCCGGGGTCGGAGTGGGCGTCGGTGTAGGCGTTGGCGTCGGTGTTGGCGTGGGAGTTGGCGACGGAGTTGCGGTCGCTACATCGGAGTCTGGCTTGCCTTTACCGTTGTTTTCATGAGCCGCAGAAACTTTGCATGCTGCCAACATAATAAGCAGCACGGTGGGCGCGAACGCCTTCGTGTTCGATTTCAAGTTACGAATGACCCCCCTCCGGGTCTAATTATTAACGGACTAACTGACACAGGTGTTGACGCAAACGGGGGAGTCACAACAAGCGTAGGGTGCTTGTCATACGATGTGTCGGTAGATTTTACAGGCGAACGGTGGAACGATGTTGGGATAACGTAAACGTAACGTTAATCATAGGCTTACAGTCGGTGCGGCACCGTAAGGTTTACGCATTCCCCTGACAGATTGCGCCAAAGCTGAAGATTGATTCGATTGTCGAAGATGACAAATTCATTGGCGCAAATGCTAATCCACGACCCCACGCCGCTCGCCTGGATTATCGTCGCGGCTTATTTCGTCGGGGCAATCGTCTGCTTTTTGGCAGGCCGATTGGCGGTCCAGAAGCGGGATCGGATGTTTTGGCTCGGCACCGGGCTTTTCCTCGTCCTTTTGGGCCTCAACAAGCAGCTCGACCTGCAGAGCCTGCTCACCGAAGCCGGGCGTTCGATCGCTCAGCGCGAGGGCGTCTACGACGCAAGGCGGCTGATCCAGGCGGTCTTCATCCTTGCCTTGGCAACAGGCTCCATCCTGGGCGTCGCAACACTCAGCGGTTGGCTTCGGCGGTCGGCAGCATCTGTGAAAGCGGCGACCGTCGGTATCGTTCTCCTGATCTCCTTCATCCTGATCAGGGCGGCCTCGTTCCACCACATGGACGGCTGGGTGACCCAACGTGTTGCCGGAATCCGCAGCGGCTGGTGGCTCGAACTGGCCGGGATCGCGGTGATCGGGCTCTCCGCCATGAGATATCGCGGGCAACACGCGTCTAATATGGCCGGAACACTAGAGCGCACGGCGGATTATTCCGCAGGGACGAACGATGGTGCGCAAGGCTGAAAAAGAGCTGTGGCCCTGGTGGTCGAAATGGGCGCTGCTCGGCGTGGTGTTGAGCAGCATCCTGACGATCGTCGCGACACTCAACGACATCTACTAAGGCGAGCAATGCAGGCCGCACCGCCGCCGGAACCGCCTCAGGTTCCGATCATCGTCACGGCGCGCGCCCTGCCTGACCCCGCGGCGGATCGCGCTTACGCGGTGGATAGGATCGACCAGCGTCGGCTGACCAACTCCCCAAGCACGCAGCTGGACCAGATCTTGAAGGACGTGCCGGGTCTGCAGCTCTTCCGTCGCTCCGACGCGCGCAGTGGCCATCCGACGAGCCAGGGCGTTACGCTTCGTGCGCTCGGAGGCAATGCATCGAGCCGTGCCCTGCTGATCCTCGATGGAGTTCCCCAGACCGACCCATTCGGTGGCTGGGTCAATTGGCCCGCGTACGATCCGGCAAGCCTGGCGGAGGTTCGCGTCATTCGCGGCGGGGGAAGCGTGGCCAACGGTCCCGGCGCCCTGGCCGGAACGATCGAGATGCGCAGCCGCCTTCAGGATATCGTTGCAGCTGACGCCTGGGCCGGCAGCCGGCAATCGCTGGAAGGCCGGGTCTTTGCGGGTGTCCCGGTGGGCGGCGGGACCCTCGGCCTGTCCGGACGCGCAGCTCGGGGCGACGGCTACACGCTTGTTACCGAGGGCACACGAGGCCCTGCCGACCGGCCGGCGCCGTACAAGGAGGCGAGCCTTCGCGCCTACTGGGCAGTGCCCGTGACGTCCGACGTCGACCTTCAGCTGAGCGGCCTCGGTTTCATCGACCGGCGCGACCGTGGTGTCGACTTCACGGAGAACCACACCGACGGAGCGGACGGCTCAATTCGGCTCGTGGGGCACGGTCGATGGCAGTGGTCGGCAACCGGCTATTATCAGTGGCGGGAGCTGGAAAGCAGCTTCGCGAGCGTCAGCGCCGGTAGGGCCACGGCCACGCGCGTGTCGCTTCAGGACTCAGTTCCGTCGCACGCCATCGGCGGGAGCTTCGAAGTCAGGCCGCCGCTGGGTGGCGGGATCGAATTGCGGCTGGGTGGCGACGTCCGCAGCTCGGAGGGGGAGTCCCGCGAGCTGTACAGTTACGTCGCCGGCGAACCGACGCGACGGCGGCGCGCGGGCGGGGACAGCGTCACCGCCGGATTGTTCGGCGAAGCGACTGCCGACCTCGGGCGGTTGACCTTGAGCGGCGGCGCGCGGATCGATCGCTGGACCATCTCCGACGGCAAGCTCGTCGAATGGGTCATCGCTACCGGCGCGCCCTTGAGAGACGACCAATATCCGAACCGCTCCGGGTGGCGACCCACTGCGCGAGGCGGCGGGGTGCTCGACGTTGGTGGCGGGTTCAGCCTGCGGTCAGCGGCCTATCTCGGCTGGCGGCTGCCCACCCTTAACGAGTTGTTTCGCCCCTTCCGGGCGGGCTCGGACGCGACGGCGGCAAACGCGTTGCTCGATCCTGAGCGCCTGCGTGGCGCGGAAGCGGGGGTGCGCTTCGACCGGTCGGGCGTGACGCTCTCCGCCACGGCCTTCGCCAATCGCCTCTCCGATGCCATCGCCAACGTGACGCTTGGCGAGGGTCCGGGCACGTTCCCCGGCGTGGGCTTCGTCGGACCAGGCGGGACGTACCGCCAGCGGCAGAATCTCGACGCCGTTCGCGTGCGGGGGATCGAGGCGTCGGCGGAGATCCGGCACGGGTCGCTTTCCGCAAACCTGGGAGCCAGCTTCACCGACGCCGAGGTTGAAGGCAGCGGCCCCGCCGCGGAGCTCGACGGATTGCGGCCCGCGCAAACGCCAAAGGTGGCGCTGACGGCCGGTTTCGCGTGGGAGAACCGGGGCCGCGCCTTGTCGTTCGTTGTTCGGCACGTTGGCTCGCAGTTCGAGGACGACCTCAACGAGGACAAGCTGAAGCCTGCGACCACGCTCGACGCGTTCGCCGCATGGCCCATCACGCGACAACTTCAACTGGTCGCTCGCGGGGAAAATCTTTTCAACGAACTCATCGAGGCGGGCATCGGCGGCGACGGTTCGATCGAGCGCGCCACGCCGCGAACGCTGTGGGTTGGCCTGCGCTTCAACTCGGGCCGGTAATCACTCCGCGCGCGTGTAGAGGAACGCCGTAATGTCTCGCGCGTCGCGCGCACCGACGTTGAGGTCGGGCATGGCCGTTCCCGGCGTCACGGCCTGCGGGTCACGGATCCAGCGCTCGAGGTTCTCCGGACTATTATTGAGCTTGCCCGCGACAATGGCGCGAATGGCAATCCCGTCGAGCGGCGGACCGACGGTGCCGGTGGCCTTGCGGACGTGTTTCAGGCCGTGACAGCTGCCACAGCCATATTCGATGAAAAGCGCATGTCCGCGATCCGGATTGCCGCCCGTGATCGCCGCGGCGTGCACGCTGATGTCGCGGCGATCGTCGATCCAGTCGTAGGCGATACCCGCAGCGATGACGGCAAGCAGCAGCAGCCCAAAGACAATGAGGCTGCGTTTAATGGACAGCCGGGGCATGGCTATCCTCCGAAGCTTTGAACCAGCGATAGAGCAGGATCAGTGCTGCGGCCGCATGGACCAGGCCGCCGGGGATCCACATCAGCAGCCCGGCGAGCTGCTGATCGGTCACGGGGTCCAACCCGATGCCCGTCATCCCCATCGCGGCGTAGCCGGCGTACCAGGGGCTGTTCGAGAAGGCCATCAGCGCACCGAGCGCACCGCCGACGAGCGAGGTGATGAACAGGCAGGCGGCGGAAAGCCCGTAGCGTCCCCGCTTCACGTTCAGCATCGCCGACCAGAACAGCAGCGACGTGATGATAAAGCTGAGGTGCTGGGCGATGTGCCAGCCTGGGCTTTCGAGCGTGCGGTCGAACAGAGGAGGGGCGTGCCACGCCCACATCGCGATCGCCTGCAGGATGGTAGCAGTGACCGGCTCCGTCAGGCGACGGTATAACTGCTTGAGCGGGCCGATGGTTTCGGCGGCAAAGCTCCGCGCGATCGGTTGCGGCAGGCCCCACGCAAGCGTCCCTCCCGCGCGCGATGCGGCCAGCAGCAACGTCGCGACAAGCATGATCAGCTCATGCTCGATCATATGCAGCGTGAAGCTTCGCTCACCGCCCTCGTGCAGCGGCGAAACCAGCGCCGACGTCAGGACGAACCAACCCGAAAGGAAAAGCAGGTTCGACGTGCCGCGTTGCTGCGCTCGCTTCCTCAAACGCGCAGCGCCGATGACGAAGA
This window contains:
- a CDS encoding type IV secretion system protein VirB3, with the protein product MRAPLFRALTRPQMFAGVTFNFFVINAALTTEIFLLTRSFLALPAALIIHAVGYFLCLREPRIFDLWLTKVSRCPRVSNWKRWGCNSYSP
- a CDS encoding TrbC/VirB2 family protein; translated protein: MKKFTVAAAIAAASAHGTAFAQSNPQGSGPIVSALGWLQGTLLGTVATSVAVMAVAMVGFMMLTGRLNWRFGATVIIGCFILFGSAAIVAGIQSTATVSG
- a CDS encoding lytic transglycosylase domain-containing protein gives rise to the protein MKLAALLALAGGLAWAGVAQADVLEIGANGSVKVLGDQPGAAWSSPDEPVEAADGEVPSAAMTVVDEPLSDGAYAKALDQVSKAYDISPRLLEALVWQESRWNQGAVSRTGAIGLAQLMPGTARELGVNPHDPLQNLTGGARYLRQQLNRFNGDVEKALAAYNAGPGRVMTAGGIPSIPETQAYVRNIVARLASTVGNQGKGQ
- a CDS encoding DUF1996 domain-containing protein, whose product is MTTGSILGAAAIASNFTVSSALQPTWGTGEIPVSNAPDNVGAFRFICGAGQLAYDDPIVYPGQAGKSHLHQFYGNTTANANSTFTSLRGAGDSTCNNNNGAAANRSAYWMPAMLDGKGNVVQPDYVQVYYKAVPAGSADCQKYAAGKCVAIPNGLRFIFGYDMINMKAGTYPGHFQCEGAGSTTKVTYSITEQKGLCAVGSKLVAMIDTPKCWDGKNLDTPDHRSHLSDMVNQQCPATHPYLIPQFTLGVHYNVAAGDDLSLWSLSSDAMHPDMPKGSTFHADYFEAWDEGVKKMWQDNCINRLLNCSGGDLGNGKQLKGASQPAYGWTNPKHLVAISSIPKA
- a CDS encoding TonB-dependent receptor plug domain-containing protein; this encodes MQAAPPPEPPQVPIIVTARALPDPAADRAYAVDRIDQRRLTNSPSTQLDQILKDVPGLQLFRRSDARSGHPTSQGVTLRALGGNASSRALLILDGVPQTDPFGGWVNWPAYDPASLAEVRVIRGGGSVANGPGALAGTIEMRSRLQDIVAADAWAGSRQSLEGRVFAGVPVGGGTLGLSGRAARGDGYTLVTEGTRGPADRPAPYKEASLRAYWAVPVTSDVDLQLSGLGFIDRRDRGVDFTENHTDGADGSIRLVGHGRWQWSATGYYQWRELESSFASVSAGRATATRVSLQDSVPSHAIGGSFEVRPPLGGGIELRLGGDVRSSEGESRELYSYVAGEPTRRRRAGGDSVTAGLFGEATADLGRLTLSGGARIDRWTISDGKLVEWVIATGAPLRDDQYPNRSGWRPTARGGGVLDVGGGFSLRSAAYLGWRLPTLNELFRPFRAGSDATAANALLDPERLRGAEAGVRFDRSGVTLSATAFANRLSDAIANVTLGEGPGTFPGVGFVGPGGTYRQRQNLDAVRVRGIEASAEIRHGSLSANLGASFTDAEVEGSGPAAELDGLRPAQTPKVALTAGFAWENRGRALSFVVRHVGSQFEDDLNEDKLKPATTLDAFAAWPITRQLQLVARGENLFNELIEAGIGGDGSIERATPRTLWVGLRFNSGR
- a CDS encoding c-type cytochrome — encoded protein: MPRLSIKRSLIVFGLLLLAVIAAGIAYDWIDDRRDISVHAAAITGGNPDRGHALFIEYGCGSCHGLKHVRKATGTVGPPLDGIAIRAIVAGKLNNSPENLERWIRDPQAVTPGTAMPDLNVGARDARDITAFLYTRAE
- a CDS encoding cytochrome c oxidase assembly protein is translated as MLRLSAFALALLMASPAVAHGGEHHSAVLGWTLDPWVLGPLDLLLLVFVIGAARLRKRAQQRGTSNLLFLSGWFVLTSALVSPLHEGGERSFTLHMIEHELIMLVATLLLAASRAGGTLAWGLPQPIARSFAAETIGPLKQLYRRLTEPVTATILQAIAMWAWHAPPLFDRTLESPGWHIAQHLSFIITSLLFWSAMLNVKRGRYGLSAACLFITSLVGGALGALMAFSNSPWYAGYAAMGMTGIGLDPVTDQQLAGLLMWIPGGLVHAAAALILLYRWFKASEDSHAPAVH